A stretch of the Archangium violaceum genome encodes the following:
- a CDS encoding IS701 family transposase: MTAPSINTLLPLLLLLRPVFTQPSFCRFLTLFAGWVSTRGVHAVTESLVNAGVSGVHHHAAFHRFFSRARWSLDQVGRLLLLRLVALTPGPLLLALDDTLSTHKGPKVFGLGVHLDPVRSTRRRGVLAFGHVWVVLTVLVPVPFSARLWALPVLMRLYRTQADCQKSGDNHLTKTQLARLLVEQVSRWLPDKPMELVADSAYACREVLRHLPQGVVFVGAMRADASLHRPRMRKCRSPVTGRPLTKDIPLPKPEKLARDKKLPWLSMTLTLYGKPTQVQYKELVARWSRPSGKTLLKIVIVKELRGELPLRVFFCTDASRTARQVIECYARCWGIEVLFRDLKQLLGFSSSRARSPLAVLRTAPWVAMCYTLLVLWHMEVGLDTSQMGLPIRPWYRTKHTVSFADILRLAQRTLASTDWVNPHLLLASLNEPTSRPQPKSA, from the coding sequence ATGACCGCCCCTTCCATCAACACGCTGCTGCCGTTACTTCTGCTCCTGCGTCCCGTTTTCACGCAGCCCTCGTTCTGCCGCTTCCTCACCCTGTTTGCTGGCTGGGTGAGCACCCGGGGGGTGCACGCCGTCACCGAGTCCCTGGTGAACGCGGGCGTGTCCGGTGTGCACCACCACGCGGCCTTCCACCGCTTCTTCTCGCGAGCTCGCTGGAGCCTCGACCAGGTGGGTCGCCTGCTCTTGCTGAGGCTGGTGGCACTCACGCCGGGGCCTTTGCTCCTGGCACTCGACGACACCTTGAGCACCCACAAGGGGCCCAAGGTCTTCGGCCTGGGGGTGCACCTCGACCCGGTGCGCTCGACACGACGCAGGGGCGTGCTCGCCTTCGGCCATGTCTGGGTCGTACTGACCGTGCTCGTCCCCGTCCCTTTCTCCGCGAGGCTCTGGGCCCTGCCCGTCCTCATGCGTCTGTACCGGACCCAGGCCGACTGCCAGAAAAGCGGGGACAACCACCTGACGAAGACGCAGTTGGCGCGCCTGTTGGTAGAGCAGGTGTCGCGCTGGTTACCTGACAAGCCGATGGAGTTGGTGGCTGACTCCGCCTATGCCTGCCGGGAGGTACTGCGCCACCTACCACAGGGTGTTGTCTTCGTGGGGGCCATGCGCGCGGATGCTTCGCTGCACCGTCCGCGTATGCGCAAGTGCCGCTCGCCGGTCACAGGACGCCCGCTGACCAAGGACATCCCCCTGCCCAAACCCGAGAAGCTTGCCCGGGACAAAAAACTCCCCTGGCTGTCCATGACGCTCACCCTGTACGGCAAGCCGACGCAGGTGCAGTACAAGGAATTGGTGGCACGCTGGTCTCGTCCCTCTGGGAAAACACTGCTCAAAATCGTCATCGTCAAGGAACTTCGTGGGGAACTGCCCCTGCGCGTCTTCTTCTGCACCGACGCGAGCCGCACCGCTCGTCAGGTCATTGAATGCTATGCCCGCTGTTGGGGCATCGAGGTGCTCTTCCGCGACCTCAAGCAACTGCTGGGCTTCTCCTCCTCGCGAGCGCGTTCTCCCCTGGCGGTGCTGCGAACGGCACCTTGGGTGGCCATGTGCTACACCCTCCTGGTGCTCTGGCACATGGAGGTGGGGTTGGACACCTCTCAGATGGGACTGCCCATCCGTCCCTGGTACCGCACCAAACACACCGTCAGCTTCGCCGACATTCTTCGCCTGGCCCAGCGCACGCTTGCTTCCACGGACTGGGTGAACCCACATCTTCTTCTCGCCAGTTTAAATGAGCCCACTTCACGGCCTCAGCCGAAATCCGCATGA
- a CDS encoding sigma factor-like helix-turn-helix DNA-binding protein, which produces MTSEQTESFLSRAPHALVPALRALPGLEEALAGLVREAREAWPEVGMDAGAFLAYVAERLPSTGEALEVLASLRAEDFFLAFACVRGEARALEALDTHVLSQVGTWLPREQPALVDELRQLLRQRLLVPVDGAPPKLASYSGRGPLGQWVRAVALRLHIDRQRAAPRELPMENAPVALAERLGADPELAFIRERHQEDFRVAFRAALGRLEARERNLLRLHHVHGLSMDAVSATYQAPRSTVARWIARARERLLALTREELTARLGLTTDELDSLLRLVRSQLDVSLRQLMAD; this is translated from the coding sequence GTGACGTCCGAGCAGACCGAGTCCTTCCTGTCGCGGGCGCCGCACGCGCTCGTCCCGGCGCTGCGGGCGCTTCCCGGCCTGGAGGAAGCGCTCGCGGGGCTGGTGCGGGAGGCGCGCGAGGCATGGCCGGAGGTGGGCATGGACGCGGGGGCCTTCCTCGCGTACGTGGCGGAGCGGCTGCCCTCCACGGGCGAGGCCCTCGAGGTGCTCGCGAGCCTGCGCGCGGAGGATTTCTTCCTCGCCTTCGCCTGCGTGCGGGGGGAGGCGCGGGCGCTCGAGGCGCTCGACACACACGTGCTGTCCCAGGTGGGGACGTGGCTACCGCGCGAGCAGCCCGCCCTCGTGGACGAGCTGCGGCAGCTGTTGCGCCAGCGGCTGCTGGTCCCGGTGGACGGGGCCCCCCCCAAGCTGGCCTCCTACTCCGGGCGCGGTCCCCTGGGACAGTGGGTGCGGGCCGTGGCGCTGCGGCTCCACATCGACCGGCAGCGCGCCGCGCCGCGCGAGCTGCCCATGGAGAATGCGCCGGTGGCGCTGGCGGAGCGGCTGGGCGCGGACCCCGAGCTGGCCTTCATCCGCGAGCGGCACCAGGAGGACTTCCGCGTGGCCTTCCGCGCCGCGCTGGGCCGGCTGGAGGCCCGGGAGCGCAACCTGCTCCGGCTGCACCACGTGCACGGCCTGTCCATGGACGCGGTGAGCGCCACGTACCAGGCACCCCGCTCCACCGTGGCGCGCTGGATTGCCCGCGCCCGCGAGCGGCTGCTGGCGCTCACCCGCGAGGAGCTGACGGCGCGGCTGGGGCTGACAACCGATGAGCTGGACAGCCTGCTGCGCCTGGTGCGCAGCCAGCTCGACGTCAGCCTGCGTCAACTCATGGCGGACTGA
- a CDS encoding NAD(P)-dependent alcohol dehydrogenase: MKAIVQDTYGSSDVLHLRDIDKPVVGERQVLLRVHAASLHIGDWHLMTGMPYLLRLGFGLRGPRMSVRGMDVSGRVEAVGKGVTRFQPGDEVFGTCDGALAEYACAREDRLLHKPSNLTFEQAAAVPTSAITALQALRDQGKVRPGQKVLIIGAAGGVGLFAVQLAKAFGAHVTGVCSTSKVELVRSLGADDVIDYTRQDFAEMGQRYELILDTAGNRELSLLRRALTPRGTLVIVGGEGGGRWFGGIDRQLRALMLAPFVSHKLRMLASVARKEDLEVLKELIEAGKVMPIIDRKYPLSEGREAVRHLESGRARGKIVVTCAEA, encoded by the coding sequence ATGAAGGCAATCGTCCAGGACACGTATGGCTCGTCCGACGTTCTGCATCTCCGAGACATCGACAAGCCCGTGGTCGGGGAGCGCCAGGTGCTCCTGCGCGTCCACGCGGCCTCTCTCCACATCGGTGACTGGCACCTGATGACCGGAATGCCGTACCTGCTGCGCCTCGGCTTTGGATTGCGTGGTCCGAGAATGTCCGTTCGCGGGATGGACGTCTCGGGGCGCGTCGAGGCGGTCGGCAAGGGCGTGACGCGGTTCCAGCCGGGCGACGAGGTGTTCGGCACCTGCGACGGCGCTCTCGCCGAGTACGCGTGTGCTCGGGAGGACAGGCTCCTGCACAAGCCGTCCAACCTCACGTTCGAGCAGGCCGCGGCCGTCCCCACCTCCGCCATCACCGCCCTGCAGGCGCTGCGCGACCAGGGGAAGGTACGCCCGGGGCAGAAGGTCTTGATCATCGGCGCGGCCGGCGGCGTGGGATTGTTCGCGGTGCAGCTGGCCAAGGCGTTCGGAGCGCATGTCACTGGCGTGTGCAGCACCTCGAAGGTGGAGCTGGTCCGCTCGCTCGGGGCGGACGATGTCATCGACTACACGCGTCAGGACTTCGCGGAGATGGGGCAGCGTTATGAGCTCATCCTCGACACCGCGGGGAACCGTGAGCTGTCTCTTCTCCGTCGTGCGCTCACTCCCAGGGGGACCCTCGTGATCGTTGGAGGAGAAGGAGGAGGGCGGTGGTTCGGAGGTATCGACCGTCAACTCAGGGCGCTCATGCTCGCACCGTTCGTGAGCCACAAGCTTCGAATGTTGGCCTCGGTGGCTCGCAAGGAGGACCTGGAGGTCTTGAAGGAGCTCATCGAGGCCGGCAAGGTCATGCCGATCATCGACAGGAAGTACCCGCTGAGCGAAGGCCGCGAAGCCGTTCGCCATCTCGAAAGCGGTCGCGCACGGGGGAAGATCGTCGTCACCTGCGCCGAGGCGTGA
- a CDS encoding ExbD/TolR family protein, with product MGMSVGGPSGGPKAEINVTPLVDVVLVLLIIFMVITPMLQRGKSVELPKAREIEKKTDGKDNALILSVTPDKKLYLDNDPLDEKALENRLRGELAKDPARRILLKADNSLRVADVRKVMEVARKAKARRVSLGVEQQKDQP from the coding sequence ATGGGAATGTCAGTCGGGGGCCCTTCCGGGGGCCCCAAGGCCGAAATCAACGTCACCCCGCTGGTGGACGTGGTGCTCGTGCTGCTCATCATCTTCATGGTCATCACCCCCATGCTCCAGCGTGGCAAGAGCGTGGAGCTGCCCAAGGCAAGGGAGATCGAAAAGAAGACGGACGGCAAGGACAACGCGCTCATCCTGTCGGTGACACCCGACAAGAAGCTCTATCTGGACAACGATCCACTGGACGAGAAGGCCCTGGAGAACCGGCTGCGCGGGGAGCTCGCCAAGGACCCCGCCCGCAGAATCCTGCTCAAGGCGGACAACTCGCTGCGGGTGGCCGACGTGCGCAAGGTGATGGAGGTGGCGCGCAAGGCCAAGGCCAGACGCGTGTCCCTGGGGGTCGAACAGCAGAAGGACCAACCATGA
- a CDS encoding immunity 42 family protein, whose amino-acid sequence MIIGDPSRFAVEFELDEHHEREWLLGRFCYWVGGERVGDYESGTTLNVVLFRLTSIVKDSGKREHPELAALPGAELFRRLNAALHGSEPSPDEQRAMDEMWARFYVCPQHVDVFDSWRVFLVDAASTARLVFGRPQGGDTVREVNLTRGEFDRVLREAYERLDQLYERELKTSRS is encoded by the coding sequence ATGATCATCGGAGATCCATCGCGTTTCGCCGTCGAGTTCGAGCTCGATGAGCACCACGAGCGGGAATGGCTGTTGGGTCGATTCTGCTATTGGGTGGGTGGCGAGCGCGTAGGAGACTACGAATCCGGGACCACCCTGAACGTCGTGCTCTTCCGCCTCACGTCCATCGTCAAGGACTCAGGCAAGCGGGAGCATCCCGAACTGGCGGCGCTCCCCGGGGCGGAATTGTTCCGGCGTTTGAACGCGGCGCTCCACGGAAGCGAGCCATCGCCGGACGAGCAGCGGGCCATGGACGAGATGTGGGCGCGGTTCTACGTCTGCCCGCAGCATGTGGATGTCTTCGATTCCTGGCGGGTCTTCCTCGTGGACGCGGCGTCGACGGCGCGGCTGGTCTTCGGCAGGCCCCAGGGAGGAGACACGGTTCGTGAAGTGAATCTCACCCGGGGAGAGTTCGACCGCGTCCTTCGGGAAGCGTACGAACGGCTCGACCAGCTCTACGAACGAGAACTGAAGACATCTCGCTCGTGA
- a CDS encoding polymorphic toxin-type HINT domain-containing protein, with translation MTTLRFLLFALFLTTGCLGAPDNADVRADDSSSQVRVPGPDDRVRVFDTLQAEWREVRLREVPAGGEVLHEGRLLRVRTGARILEWVKDVDVRLLAEADRAFSRGPHLRDPSDTDIVRVLGAQTRHCGLTAVRPGENFVFQGRIFRTRLAATGGLEYANTGHTLSRVARTYTRPADTLIDLSVHYEDAGGESVISGTPEHPFFVPARGEYVDMGELEPGTVLHTSDGSLARVVASSKRHGGFIVHNLEVEGTHNYLISAPDSDTPAVLVHNTCGPGQTLSPALKDSPYHPDAVAARVKPEYRPSSAHDPRSPNFNVRKTPEPADAREVYDRSVRTDMGVYFGKNEKGEIYRFSSDNTGGVHFNGIFKPSELPGAIVRQLGQ, from the coding sequence ATGACGACTCTTCGATTCCTTCTGTTCGCCCTGTTCCTCACCACGGGCTGCCTCGGTGCACCAGACAACGCGGACGTGCGTGCGGACGACTCCTCGTCCCAGGTGCGCGTCCCGGGTCCGGACGACAGGGTGCGGGTGTTCGATACCCTCCAGGCCGAATGGCGAGAGGTGCGCCTGCGTGAAGTCCCGGCCGGAGGCGAAGTCCTCCACGAGGGGCGGCTGCTGCGCGTGCGAACCGGTGCGCGGATCCTCGAGTGGGTGAAGGATGTGGACGTGCGCCTCCTGGCGGAGGCGGATCGCGCCTTCTCGCGAGGACCCCACCTGCGCGATCCCTCGGACACGGACATCGTCCGGGTGCTGGGGGCCCAGACGCGGCACTGCGGCCTGACGGCGGTGCGACCTGGAGAGAACTTCGTCTTCCAGGGTCGGATCTTCCGGACGCGTCTGGCCGCGACGGGGGGGTTGGAGTACGCCAACACCGGTCATACCCTCAGCCGCGTCGCCCGAACCTATACCCGCCCGGCGGACACACTCATCGACCTGTCCGTTCACTACGAGGACGCGGGTGGCGAGAGTGTCATCTCCGGCACGCCCGAGCATCCCTTCTTCGTTCCGGCACGCGGCGAGTACGTGGACATGGGCGAGCTCGAACCGGGCACCGTGCTCCACACGTCGGATGGCTCGCTTGCTCGCGTTGTGGCGTCCTCCAAACGCCATGGCGGGTTCATCGTTCACAACCTCGAGGTGGAGGGCACGCACAACTACCTCATCTCCGCGCCGGACTCCGACACCCCCGCGGTGCTCGTGCACAACACGTGCGGGCCGGGTCAGACGCTCTCTCCGGCGCTGAAGGACAGTCCGTATCACCCCGATGCCGTCGCCGCGCGAGTGAAGCCCGAGTACAGGCCCAGTTCCGCGCATGACCCCAGGAGCCCCAACTTCAACGTCCGCAAGACGCCGGAGCCCGCGGATGCCAGGGAGGTCTATGACAGGTCGGTCCGAACCGACATGGGGGTCTATTTCGGCAAGAACGAGAAGGGGGAGATCTACCGCTTCTCTTCGGACAATACGGGCGGCGTGCACTTCAATGGAATCTTCAAACCCTCCGAGCTTCCAGGCGCCATCGTGCGGCAACTGGGGCAATGA
- a CDS encoding DUF4262 domain-containing protein has protein sequence MVLSWPPKGTDSTLFRRCGGARVVAEDPSLNSLSGMCHGHRTERGSVSQPWTMIDESDEFIARRIRDTGWAVQLIPEDEEEPAFAYMIGLFRNYGHAERILFGL, from the coding sequence ATGGTCCTGTCATGGCCGCCGAAGGGCACCGACAGCACGCTCTTCCGGCGGTGCGGTGGCGCGCGCGTCGTGGCGGAAGACCCCTCCCTCAACTCTCTCTCGGGCATGTGCCACGGCCATCGGACGGAGCGGGGGAGCGTCTCCCAACCCTGGACGATGATCGATGAATCCGACGAGTTCATCGCGCGGCGCATCCGGGACACCGGGTGGGCCGTCCAGCTCATCCCCGAGGATGAGGAGGAGCCCGCGTTCGCCTATATGATTGGACTGTTCCGCAACTACGGGCACGCGGAGCGGATCCTCTTCGGGCTCTAG
- a CDS encoding MotA/TolQ/ExbB proton channel family protein — translation MQFTIAGIWEHTGLFARCIIFALGAMSITSLVVIVERMVVYRKSRSESRSFASRMGAILAKDDLDTAANTQSGKDVGHLGRVINSGLTAYRVSSSNQDVAVESVARALERQAQREVQSLKRGLGVLATVGSTAPFVGLLGTTMGIVNAFQLMSAAGSGGLTTISSGIAEALITTAFGLLVAIPAVMAYNFLQGWVDARSVDISESSNEFLDMVARRVGGSHS, via the coding sequence ATGCAATTCACGATCGCCGGAATCTGGGAGCACACGGGCCTGTTCGCCCGCTGCATCATCTTCGCGCTGGGTGCGATGTCGATCACCTCACTGGTTGTCATTGTCGAGCGCATGGTGGTGTATCGGAAGAGCCGCTCCGAGTCGCGCAGCTTCGCATCCAGGATGGGGGCCATCCTGGCGAAGGACGACCTCGACACGGCGGCCAACACCCAATCAGGCAAGGACGTGGGGCACCTGGGCAGGGTCATCAACTCAGGCCTGACTGCCTACCGGGTGTCGTCCTCCAACCAGGACGTGGCGGTGGAGTCCGTGGCGCGAGCCCTCGAGCGCCAGGCCCAGCGTGAAGTGCAGAGCCTCAAGCGCGGCCTGGGTGTGCTGGCCACGGTGGGCTCCACGGCCCCGTTCGTGGGTCTGCTCGGCACCACGATGGGCATCGTGAACGCCTTCCAGCTCATGTCGGCCGCGGGCTCCGGGGGTCTGACCACCATCTCGTCCGGTATCGCCGAGGCGCTCATCACCACCGCGTTCGGCCTGCTGGTGGCCATCCCCGCGGTGATGGCCTACAACTTCCTGCAGGGCTGGGTGGACGCGCGCTCGGTGGACATCTCCGAGTCCTCCAACGAGTTCCTGGACATGGTGGCCCGGCGCGTCGGCGGCTCGCACTCCTGA
- a CDS encoding tetratricopeptide repeat protein produces the protein MTPCPDENELLEWEQGRLSADAVARLEAHLDGCAACSTVVAGLRSGGALSAEGLEPLAPLGPPGPGERVGRYVLLRRVGEGGMGVVFAAYDPDLAREVALKLLKPGAVADAEARGRLVREAQALARLSHPNVVIVHDVGQDDDTVFLAMELVRGRTLRHWLAEAPRPWREVLSRFLLAGQGLAAAHAVGLVHRDFKPDNVLLGDDGQVRVTDFGLARAGPTPLAPPEPWAGEDPARETPPPPRGGDTLTGVRLGTPAYMSPEQWRGLRADARSDQFSFCVALYEALFGQRPFAGDTVEERARALREGRVTPPPRGSGVPGAVRDAVLRGLAAEPASRHPTLDALLARLESGSRARRWRWAAALAMGVAASAAAGFGLARGDAAQVCTGFEARLEGTWDAARRARLEQRFRQDSPPVRGDAFESTARALDAYAQALVAQERQSCEDTRVRQAQSERLMDLRAACLDGRRQALHDLVELLEGGEREALTRASEAARQLPSLAACADRDALARVDPLPEAPEARRELAALRRELDGLRVRGSAGFHARVLPRLEEVVAALRELGHRPTLAWALLLLGELRGTSGSFAEAREVLEEAVRVAEAGHDDETAARAWNRLLYTEVQGMGLAKEAQRTARMAEAALERLGPEASLEVAAELRRVRSSLSYRQGEYARALTDASEALSLLERARGPQDVALADVLTGMGMALNALGRYAEAERHYTRALALVEAVYGHENPLRAAHLSNVATALRLQGKVAEAVARYGEALALAERVLGAEHSSTSVIRVNLGDALSRQGQLAEALPHYERALASLRKGGDSEQPRVANVLLSLGNALVDLGQLPRAEAAYREALALQEARLGPRHPDVALSRNNLGSVAMDAGRLRDARAHFEAARALWEATLGPGHPKVASALYNLGHVELRLGRVRPALVHLRRALEVREQSLGVEHPRVAQTLALLGEALVEGGQLREAREPLERAVALSKRVELAPPELARAHFALARVLWQSHEERPRALALAREAQEAYARSAPAYTPRAREVRSWLSAHGSP, from the coding sequence ATGACTCCGTGCCCTGACGAGAACGAGCTGCTGGAGTGGGAGCAGGGGCGCCTGTCCGCGGACGCCGTGGCCCGGCTCGAGGCCCACCTGGATGGGTGCGCGGCATGCAGCACGGTGGTGGCGGGACTCAGGAGTGGAGGGGCCCTGTCCGCGGAGGGCCTGGAGCCCCTGGCGCCGCTCGGTCCGCCGGGGCCCGGGGAGCGCGTGGGGCGCTACGTGCTGCTGCGCCGCGTGGGCGAGGGGGGCATGGGGGTCGTCTTCGCCGCGTATGACCCGGACCTGGCCCGGGAGGTGGCGCTCAAGCTGCTCAAGCCCGGGGCGGTGGCGGACGCGGAGGCGCGCGGGCGGCTGGTGCGCGAGGCCCAGGCGCTGGCCCGGCTGTCCCATCCGAACGTCGTCATCGTGCATGACGTGGGCCAGGACGACGACACCGTCTTCCTCGCCATGGAGCTGGTGCGAGGGCGGACGCTGCGCCACTGGCTCGCGGAGGCACCGCGGCCGTGGCGCGAGGTGCTCTCCCGCTTCCTCCTGGCGGGCCAGGGGCTGGCCGCAGCGCACGCGGTGGGGCTGGTGCACCGCGACTTCAAGCCGGACAACGTGCTGCTGGGCGACGACGGCCAGGTGCGCGTCACCGACTTCGGCCTCGCGCGCGCGGGGCCCACGCCCCTGGCCCCACCGGAGCCATGGGCCGGGGAGGACCCCGCCCGGGAGACCCCTCCCCCACCGCGGGGAGGCGACACCCTCACCGGCGTCCGGCTGGGCACGCCCGCGTACATGTCCCCGGAGCAGTGGCGGGGCCTGCGCGCGGACGCGCGCAGCGACCAGTTCAGCTTCTGCGTCGCGCTGTACGAGGCCCTCTTCGGCCAGCGGCCCTTCGCGGGTGACACGGTGGAGGAGCGAGCCCGGGCCCTGCGCGAGGGACGGGTGACGCCGCCGCCCCGCGGTTCGGGCGTGCCCGGCGCCGTACGAGACGCCGTGCTGCGGGGCCTGGCCGCCGAGCCGGCCTCGCGCCACCCTACCCTGGACGCGCTTCTCGCCCGGCTCGAGTCCGGCTCTCGCGCGCGCCGCTGGCGCTGGGCGGCGGCGCTGGCCATGGGCGTGGCGGCCAGCGCCGCCGCGGGCTTCGGCCTGGCACGGGGTGACGCCGCGCAGGTGTGCACCGGCTTCGAGGCCCGGCTGGAGGGCACCTGGGACGCGGCGCGCCGGGCCCGGCTGGAGCAGCGCTTCCGTCAGGACTCCCCGCCGGTGCGGGGGGACGCCTTCGAGTCCACCGCGCGGGCGCTGGACGCCTATGCCCAGGCGCTGGTGGCCCAGGAGCGGCAGTCCTGCGAGGACACACGCGTGCGGCAGGCGCAGTCCGAGCGGCTGATGGACCTGCGCGCCGCGTGCCTGGATGGCCGGCGCCAGGCATTGCACGACCTGGTGGAGCTGCTGGAGGGAGGCGAGCGGGAGGCACTCACGCGGGCGTCCGAAGCCGCGCGGCAGCTCCCCTCCCTGGCCGCGTGCGCGGACCGGGACGCGCTCGCCCGCGTGGACCCACTGCCGGAAGCCCCCGAGGCCCGGCGGGAGCTGGCGGCGCTGCGCCGGGAGCTGGACGGGCTGCGCGTGCGGGGCTCGGCCGGGTTCCATGCGCGCGTACTCCCCCGGCTGGAAGAGGTGGTGGCGGCACTGAGGGAGCTGGGGCACCGGCCCACGCTGGCGTGGGCCCTGCTCCTGTTGGGCGAGCTGCGGGGCACCTCCGGGAGCTTCGCCGAGGCGCGCGAGGTGCTGGAGGAGGCGGTGCGCGTGGCGGAGGCCGGGCACGACGACGAGACGGCCGCGCGCGCGTGGAATCGCCTCCTCTATACGGAAGTCCAGGGCATGGGCCTGGCGAAGGAGGCCCAGCGCACCGCGCGCATGGCGGAGGCGGCCCTGGAACGGCTGGGGCCCGAGGCCTCCCTGGAGGTGGCCGCGGAGCTGCGCCGCGTCCGCAGCAGCCTCAGCTACCGGCAGGGCGAGTACGCACGCGCCCTCACGGACGCCAGCGAGGCCCTGTCCCTGCTGGAGCGGGCGCGAGGGCCCCAGGACGTGGCGCTCGCGGATGTCCTGACCGGCATGGGCATGGCCCTCAACGCGCTGGGACGCTACGCGGAGGCGGAGCGGCACTATACGCGCGCCCTCGCGCTGGTGGAGGCGGTGTACGGCCATGAGAACCCGCTGCGCGCGGCGCACCTCAGCAACGTGGCCACCGCGCTGCGGCTCCAGGGAAAGGTGGCCGAGGCGGTGGCGCGCTACGGCGAGGCGCTCGCGCTGGCCGAGCGCGTCCTCGGAGCGGAGCACTCCAGCACCAGCGTGATCCGGGTGAACCTGGGCGACGCGCTCTCGCGACAGGGTCAGCTGGCGGAGGCGCTGCCCCACTACGAGCGCGCCCTGGCCAGCCTGCGCAAGGGCGGAGACAGCGAGCAGCCGCGGGTGGCCAACGTGCTGTTGAGCCTGGGCAATGCCTTGGTGGACCTGGGACAGCTTCCACGGGCGGAGGCGGCCTACCGCGAGGCGCTCGCGCTCCAGGAGGCGCGGCTCGGCCCCCGGCACCCGGACGTGGCCCTGTCGCGCAACAACCTGGGCTCGGTGGCGATGGACGCGGGCCGCCTGCGCGACGCGCGCGCCCACTTCGAGGCGGCACGCGCGCTGTGGGAGGCCACGCTCGGCCCCGGACACCCGAAGGTGGCCAGCGCGCTCTACAACCTGGGGCACGTGGAGCTGCGCCTGGGCAGGGTGCGCCCGGCGCTCGTCCACCTGCGGCGGGCGTTGGAGGTGCGCGAGCAGTCGCTCGGGGTGGAGCACCCCCGGGTGGCGCAGACGCTCGCACTGCTGGGAGAGGCACTGGTGGAGGGTGGCCAACTGCGCGAGGCCCGCGAGCCACTGGAGCGGGCGGTGGCGCTCTCCAAGCGGGTGGAACTGGCCCCGCCCGAGCTGGCCCGGGCACACTTCGCGCTCGCCCGCGTCCTCTGGCAGTCGCACGAGGAGCGGCCCCGGGCGCTCGCCCTGGCTCGGGAGGCCCAGGAGGCCTACGCACGGAGCGCGCCCGCCTACACGCCCCGTGCGCGCGAGGTGCGGTCCTGGCTGTCCGCCCACGGCTCCCCCTGA
- a CDS encoding helix-turn-helix domain-containing protein — protein MAYLKTLVEDGRTEQRVARRARVLLAMSDPDIVVSELADRLELERTSIWNLCRRYEAYGVDVVLDAPRSGRPRELSPPAASGGRAVGVL, from the coding sequence GTGGCCTACCTCAAGACGCTGGTGGAGGACGGACGTACCGAGCAGCGCGTCGCGCGCCGAGCGCGCGTGCTGCTGGCCATGAGCGACCCGGACATCGTCGTGTCGGAGCTGGCCGACAGACTCGAATTGGAGCGCACCTCCATTTGGAACTTGTGCCGTCGCTACGAAGCGTACGGTGTCGATGTGGTGCTGGATGCACCCCGCTCCGGCCGTCCGCGGGAGCTTTCCCCCCCTGCAGCGAGTGGAGGTAGAGCAGTTGGCGTGTTGTGA
- a CDS encoding transposase, with translation MRSWNLERNNGDCLRGVLPQLLGDHRDARRIHLIWDNAPSHTARQTHDFLRTHYPHVRVIFTPAHASWLNQAELLLRAFSERYLQRGDWAGRDELIEHLDASWPEYNRLYAHPFTWSWTRAKMHSWVDRHLS, from the coding sequence ATGCGCAGCTGGAACTTGGAGAGAAACAACGGGGACTGCCTACGAGGCGTACTGCCGCAGCTGCTTGGGGACCATCGCGACGCCAGGCGCATCCACCTCATCTGGGACAACGCACCCAGTCACACCGCCAGGCAGACGCACGACTTCCTTCGCACCCACTATCCGCACGTCCGGGTGATTTTCACTCCAGCTCATGCCTCCTGGCTCAATCAGGCGGAGCTGCTGCTACGCGCCTTCTCCGAGCGCTACCTGCAACGAGGGGACTGGGCCGGCCGTGACGAGCTCATCGAGCACCTCGATGCCAGCTGGCCCGAGTACAACCGCCTCTACGCCCACCCCTTCACCTGGTCCTGGACTCGCGCCAAGATGCACTCGTGGGTGGACCGCCACCTGTCCTGA
- a CDS encoding helix-turn-helix transcriptional regulator, whose product MVKRTHITNTLRALRFAHGEMTQSELAQRIGVTRQTIIAIEQGRYSPSLEMAFQIARVFKVPLEQVFQYSDSEGQEP is encoded by the coding sequence GTGGTGAAGCGAACCCACATCACGAACACCCTGCGCGCGCTCCGATTCGCACACGGGGAGATGACCCAGTCCGAGCTGGCGCAGCGTATCGGCGTGACCCGGCAGACCATCATCGCCATCGAACAAGGCCGCTACTCGCCTTCGCTCGAGATGGCGTTCCAGATCGCGCGGGTATTCAAGGTCCCGCTCGAACAGGTGTTCCAATACTCCGACAGTGAAGGGCAGGAACCATGA